Proteins co-encoded in one Setaria viridis chromosome 9, Setaria_viridis_v4.0, whole genome shotgun sequence genomic window:
- the LOC117836202 gene encoding protein trichome birefringence-like 19, whose protein sequence is MRSLLHISNPAARKHCSTSRCIVPAVLLLLLAAALATSNVYFTFPSRVRVPFPRPFSSRITRRGEGCDIFRGDWVPDPDAPYYTNDTCSVIHEHYNCMRYGKPDLGFVKWRWRPDGCDLPRFNPWRFLDMMKGKSIAFVGDSLARNHKDSLICLLTRAAEPTPSWPSSKHTVYYYGEYNFTVANFWAPYLVRHEQIDEDGPAHTGLWNLFLDEPDAVWAAHVAEFDYAVVSASSWFYRPSMLYEAGGLVGCHYCLLPNVTDLTPRYALRMATRAALRALSGADGRFRGTAVLRTVDPSQYEGGEWNKDGNCVRTRPYRRGEKKVEGFELDFRNLQLEEFAVAEKAATDGGGKVRMMLMDTTEAMILRADAHPSKYRGWTPEKHFTLSNDCVHWCLPGALDTWNDMLLYMLRSA, encoded by the exons ATGAGGTCTCTCCTTCACATTTCCAATCCCGCTGCCAGGAAGCACTGCAGCACCAGCAGATGCATCGTCCCTGCcgtgcttctccttctcctcgccgccgctcttGCAACTTCCAATGTGTACTTCACCTTCCCGAGCCGAGTACGCGTTCCATTTCCCAGGCCGTTCTCCTCTCGCATCACGCGCCGAGGCGAGGGCTGTGACATCTTCAGAGGCGACTGGGTGCCCGACCCGGACGCGCCCTACTACACCAACGACACCTGCTCGGTGATCCACGAGCACTACAACTGCATGAGGTACGGCAAGCCGGACCTCGGCTTCGTCAAGTGGAGGTGGCGTCCCGACGGCTGCGACCTGCCCCGCTTCAATCCATGGCGCTTCCTCGACATGATGAAGGGCAAGTCCATAGCCTTCGTGGGCGACTCCCTAGCCAGGAATCACAAGGACTCGCTCATCTGCCTCCTGACCAGA GCCGCGGAGCCTACGCCGAGCTGGCCGAGCAGCAAGCACACGGTGTACTACTACGGCGAGTACAACTTCACCGTGGCCAACTTCTGGGCGCCGTACCTGGTCCGGCACGAGCAGATCGACGAGGACGGGCCGGCGCACACGGGCCTCTGGAACCTCTTCCTCGACGAGCCGGACGCCGTGTGGGCGGCGCACGTCGCGGAGTTCGACTACGCCGTCGTGTCAGCGTCGAGCTGGTTCTACCGCCCGTCCATGCTGTACGAGGCCGGGGGCCTCGTCGGGTGCCACTACTGCCTCCTGCCCAACGTTACCGACCTCACGCCAAGGTACGCGCTGCGCATGGCCACGCGCGCCGCGCTGCGGGCGCTGTCCGGCGCCGACGGCCGGTTCCGCGGCACGGCCGTGCTGCGCACCGTGGACCCATCGCAGTACGAGGGCGGGGAGTGGAACAAGGACGGGAACTGCGTCCGGACCAGGCCGTACCGGCGCGGGGAGAAGAAGGTCGAGGGCTTCGAGCTCGATTTCCGCAACCTGCAG CTGGAAGAATTTGCGGTGGCGGAGAAGGCGGCGACGGACGGAGGCGGCAAGGTAAGGATGATGCTGATGGACACGACGGAGGCGATGATACTGCGCGCAGACGCGCACCCGAGCAAGTACCGGGGCTGGACGCCGGAGAAGCACTTCACCTTGTCCAACGACTGCGTCCACTGGTGCCTGCCCGGGGCCCTCGATACCTGGAACGATATGCTTCTCTACATGTTGAGGTCTGCATGA
- the LOC117836201 gene encoding protein DETOXIFICATION 16, producing MEEPSMEEPLLVPRPTVSGSAATEAKRLLRLAGPLVVSFILRNAVQMVSVMFVGHLGELPLAGASLASSLANVTGFSFLSGMAGALNTLCGQAFGARQYGLLGVYKQRAMVVLAVACVPIALVWACAERILLTIGQDPDIAAEAGAYARWLIPSLAAFVPLTCLTRFLQAQSVVVPMMASSGVTALTHVFVCYALVYKLGMGSKGAALSAAVSYGTNLTILALYVRLSCSCKKTLTGFSGEAFTGLREFAKLAVPSAMMICLEWWSFELLVLLSGILPNPKLETSVLSICINTATLLYMVPLGLGSSTSTRVSNELGAGQPHAAMLAARVVVCMTLSQGVVLATIMILLRSIWGYAYSSEKQVVAYIARMIPILAVSFIVDGINGSLSGVITGCGKQTIGARVNLGAFYLVGFPMGVFLAFVFRLNGMGLWLGIVCGSISKLALLLWITMRTNWENEAIKAKERVLSSSVQTK from the exons ATGGAGGAGCCAAGCATGGAGGAGCCGCTGCTCGTGCCACGCCCCACCGTTAGCGGCTCGGCGGCGACCGAGGCCAAGAGGCTGCTGCGGCTCGCGGGCCCGCTGGTCGTCAGCTTCATCCTCCGGAACGCCGTCCAGATGGTGTCCGTCATGTTCGTCGGCCACCTCGGCGAGCTCCCCCTCGCTGGCGCTTCCCTGGCCTCGTCGCTCGCCAACGTCACCGGCTTCAGCTTCCTCTCCGGCATGGCGGGCGCGCTCAACACGCTGTGCGGGCAGGCCTTCGGGGCGCGGCAGTACGGCCTCCTCGGAGTCTACAAGCAGCGCGCCATGGTGGTGCTCGCGGTGGCGTGCGTCCCCATCGCGCTCGTGTGGGCGTGCGCCGAGCGGATCCTGCTCACCATTGGCCAGGACCCGGACAtcgccgcggaggccggcgcgTACGCGCGGTGGCTGATCCCGTCGCTCGCCGCGTTCGTGCCGCTCACCTGCCTCACGAGGTTCCTGCAGGCGCAGAGCGTCGTCGTGCCCATGATGGCCAGCTCCGGCGTCACGGCGCTGACCCACGTCTTCGTGTGCTACGCGCTGGTGTATAAGCTGGGCATGGGGAGCAAAGGCGCCGCCCTGAGCGCTGCAGTCTCTTACGGTACCAACCTGACCATTCTTGCTCTCTACGTGAGGCTCTCCTGCTCTTGCAAGAAAACATTGACAGGGTTCTCCGGGGAGGCGTTCACTGGGCTGCGGGAGTTTGCAAAGCTCGCCGTGCCATCGGCGATGATGATATG CCTGGAGTGGTGGTCGTTTGAACTGCTCGTGCTGCTTTCTGGGATTTTGCCAAATCCTAAACTGGAGACTTCAGTCCTGTCAATATG CATTAATACTGCTACTCTGCTGTAcatggtaccacttggccttgGCAGTTCTACAAG TACACGCGTTTCCAACGAACTCGGTGCTGGGCAGCCGCACGCAGCAATGCTAGCCGCGCGAGTTGTGGTGTGTATGACCTTGTCGCAAGGCGTGGTGCTGGCAACGATCATGATTCTTCTGCGTAGCATTTGGGGATATGCATACAGTAGCGAGAAGCAAGTAGTGGCATACATTGCAAGAATGATTCCCATTCTTGCGGTATCGTTCATCGTCGATGGCATTAATGGTTCTCTTTCAG GGGTAATCACCGGATGTGGCAAGCAGACAATTGGCGCTCGCGTTAATCTCGGCGCGTTTTACCTGGTTGGCTTTCCAATGGGGGTGTTTCTTGCGTTTGTGTTCCGTCTAAATGGAATG GGTCTTTGGCTTGGCATTGTGTGTGGAAGCATCAGCAAGCTAGCGTTGCTCCTGTGGATTACAATGCGCACAAACTGGGAGAATGAA GCTATCAAGGCCAAGGAAAGGGTTCTCAGCTCGTCGGTGCAAACAAAATGA